CGGCGGGACGGTAGCGCATGCAGTAGCTGTCGGCGCATAGGAACGATCCGCCCTTGACGACCTTGCGTGGAACCGTGAACTGCGGTTGCGCGGGGTCATGGCTGGCTGCCTCGCTGCCCGCCCACCAATCGGTGGTCCACTCCCAGACGTTGCCTGCCATGTCGAAGAGTCCGTATCCGTTGGGCGGGAAGGAGCCGACGTCGGTGGTGCGTCCGTAGCCGGGTTCCGGACGCCAGGGGAAATCGCCGTGCCAATAGTTCGCCAGCCGCTCGCCGGGCCCTTCCGGTTGATCACCCCACGTGTAGTCGGCCTGCTCGTGCCCGCCGCGGGCGGCGGTCTCCCATTCGGCCTCGGTCGGCAAGACCAGTCCGGCCCAGGTTGCGTACGCAGTGGCGTCGTCGAACGCGACGTGGACGACCGGGTGCTCGGCGCGCTTGGCGATCGAGGAACCGGGGCCCAACGGGTGCCGCCACGAGGCGCCCGGCGTCCAGGTCCACCACTGGCTGAGGTGACGCAAGTCAACGGGCCCGCTGGTGCGGCGGAACACCATCGAGCCCGGTTGCAGGTTCGCGGCGGGTGCGCCGGGATAGTCCGCGGGGTTCAGCGGACGCTCGGCGACGGTGAGATAACCGGTGGCCGAGACGAATTCGGTGAACTCTGCATTGGTGACCTGACGGGGCTGGATCCTGAAGCCGTCAACGGTCACCGGTCGAGCGGGAGCTTCTTCGGGGTAGTGCCGATCGGATCCCAGCATGACGGTCTGCCCCGGGATCGCAACCAGCTCGGGTTCAGTCACTGAAGACGGTTTTCCAGTCGTCGCGCATGCTGGCCCGGCTCCAGCCGGATTTCTCGGCGTGGTCCATCGCCTTCTCCGCGCCTGCGGTGTAGGCGAATTCACGCTCGGCGTCGTCGTGGTGGACCATCATCGCCAGCGACGGGCCTCGGCCTGCCGTGGCGTATTGCAGCATCTCGATATCGCCGTTGGAGTTGCCCGCGGCGAAGATCGGCCGCCGGCCCACCCGGCCCCAGATGCGCACCGGCTTGACCGGACCGTCGTTGAGGAACTCCGGTTGGGCGGTGGTCAGCAGTTCGCCGTTCTGGAAGATCAGACCGACCGAACTACCGATCACCCGTTCCGGCGGGACGCCGTACATCGGGGTGGTGACGGGGCGCATGAAGTCGCGGCCTCCGCCGGAGACGATGTAGTTGGTGAAGCCGAATGACTCGAGGTAGCGCAGCAATTCGACCATCGGCGCATAACCGCAGGCGGTGTACGGCCGACCCAGCGTCGGGTGCTTGGCATCGGCGAAAAACGCGTTGACACGCGCCGCGTGTTCCTCGGTGGTGACGGTGGCATTGGCCGAAAGGACAGCCTTGGCAAGCAGTTTCAGGTCCGAGTCGTCGCCGTTGTAGTGCTTGGTGACAGCCTCGCCGAACCACCCCAGGTCGCCGGCCGCCGCCGCGGTGTACGGCTGTTCGGCGGCCAGCGCGGGATCAGCCGCCACCTGTTCGGCGATCCGGCGCACCAGGAAGTCGAGCTGGATGTACGCCGGTTTCTCGCACCACAGTGTGCCGTCGTTGTCGAACACGGCGATACGTTCCTCCGGCGCAACCGTATCGGCCGCGCGTGCCGCGAAGTCGACGATCGCCGACTTCGCGGCTCCGTCGTGCCAGGAGTCCAGGTCAGCCAACGTCAGGCGCCCACCGACTCCAGAGACTTCTTCAGCTTCTCCACCGCGGCGGTGATGGTGAACGACGCCGGCTCGGCTCGCGGTGGGAATTCCTTGAACGTGTCGAGGAATCGCAGGACGAGTGCGTTGGCGTACAGGCAGATGAAGATTCGCTCCAATACCCAGTCCCAGTACGTGTTCGACGTGACGTCGGCGTGTTCGAACGGATCCGTGCGCAGGTTGAACAGCTTGGGTGCCCGCAGTTCGGTGAACGGTTCGAACCAGATCTGCAATGTGCCCTGGCAACGCTGCTCCAGAAAGACGACTTTCCAGTTCTCGTAGCGGACCCCGAGCACGTCGCAGTCGTCGGAGAAGTAGATCAACCCGCGACGCGGGCACTCGTCGGCCTCACCGGTCAGATACGGCAGCAGGTTGTAGCCGTCGATGTGAACGTGATAGGTCTTGTCCCCGATCGTGTGACCTTGCTTGAGCTTGTCGATGATGTTCGGCTCACCGGCGGCCGCCAAGAACGTCGGCAGCCAATCATGATGTTGGACAATCTCATTGGACACCTCCCCGGAGGGGATCTTTCCTGGCCAGCGGATCATCTCCGGAATCCGGAAGGCGCCCTCCCAGCCGGTGTTCTTTTCGCTGCGGAACGGTGTGGTAGCGCCGTCGGGCCAGCTGTTTGCGTGCGGACCGTTGTCGGTGGAATACATCACGATGGTGTCCTCGGCGATGCCGAGTTCGTCGAGGCAGTCCAGCACCTGACCGACATTGCGGTCATGGTCGATCATCGTGTCGTGGTAAGGCGACTGCCAACGGCCGGCCTGCCCGAGGCTTTCCGGTTTGGTATGGGTGCGGAAGTGCATGTGCGTCATGTTCATCCACACGAAGAACGGGGTGTATGACTCGGCTTGGCGCTTGATGAAGTCGACGCACGCCTCGGTGGTCTCGTCGTCGATGGTTTCCATCCGCTTTTTGGTCAGCGGCCCGGTGTCCTCGATGCGCTGTCTGCCCAGCGGACCGAACCGCTCGTCCACCTCGTCGGAGGCCTCCTCGGTCGCCCAGGAGTGGATGACGCCGCGGGGGAGCAGCATCTTGCGCAGCAGCGGCGCCTCTTCCTCGGTCGGGTAGTCCGGGTTCTCCGGCTCCTCCTCGGCGTTGAGGTGATAAAGGTTGCCAAAGAATTCGTCGAAGCCGTGCGCGGTGGGCAGGTGCTTGTTCAGGTCGCCCAGGTGGTTCTTGCCGAACTGTCCGGTGGCGTACCCGAGCGGCTTGAGCAGCTCGGCGATGGTCGGGTCCTCGGCGGACAGGCCCATGTCGACGCCCGGCATGCCGACCTTGCTCAGCCCGGTGCGGTAGACGCTCTGCCCGGTGATGAACGAGGATCGGCCGGCTGTGCAACTCTGCTCGCCGTAAGAGTCGGTGAACCGCATTCCCTCTTTGGCCACGCGGTCGATGTTCGGGGTGCGGTAGCCCATCAGCCCGTCGCTGTAGCAGCTCAGGTTGGTGATGCCGATGTCATCGCCCCAGATGACCAAGATGTTGGGTTTTCCGTCAGGCATGTTCAGAAGCTAGGCCAACCGGATGGAGCGCATGCCGCTTCTCACCAACAATTCACGAATCGCCGAGATCGCTAGGCTCGAGGTATGTGGAGGCAGAGCGGCCTGGTGGTGGCGGCCCTGTTGACCGCGGTATCGGCGGGCTGCGGAGCACGGGACTCGCACCCGGCGCCGACGACGGCAGGCGCGGTACTGCTCAACAATGTCTCCGTCGCCGAGGTGCTGAACGCCATCACGAAGGCCAAGCTGCCCGCGGTCAACGCACGCGACGAGACGGCGTCGACCTGCCCGACGGCCGGCTGCCTGGAGGCGACCGACACCGACACGGTGTCCATCCTGAAGTTTCCGAGCACCGGCCGCGCGGAGCTCTACGCCGCCGCGGTGCCCGACATGCTCCAGGTCGAAGACATCGTGGTGGTGTTCGCCCCGACACTGACGAGCGAGCAGAAGACCGCCTACGGGCAAGCCGTCAAGAACGCAATGCGCTAGCTAGCCCTTCATCTCGGCGTAGAGGTCGGTGTAGTACGGCAGGCAGTGCTCGAGCGCCTCACCGGTGGTGTAGAGCGGCTGGTAGCCCAGGTCACGGTGAGCCTTGGCGATCGAGAAGTAGTTGTCGATCGACACCCGTTCCACCGCAAGCGGTTCCAGCGGCGGCTGGGGGAACTTGAACTTGAAGTGCAGCCACTGCCAGCCGGTCAGGATGGCATGGACGAAGCCGCCGGGAATCCAGACCGTCGGCCACTTCTCGCCGCAGGCCTCCACCACCGGCCGGGAGAAGTCGAACATGTTGATCGGCTCACCGTCGTTGATGAAGTAGGCCTGCCCGGGTGCGGTGCCACCGGGCACCAAATGTTCTGCGGCCAGGATGAATCCGTGCACGAGGTTGTGCACGTAGGAGTTGTCGAGCTTGGCGTCCTTGTTGCCGACGAGAACCTTGACGTGCCCGGCGATCACTCGCTCGAAGAGCTTGCGGAACATGGTCTGATCACCTCGGCCCCAGATGCCGCTGGGCCGGATCGAACAGGTCAGCAGCCCGTTCACGCCGTTCTGGCTCAGCACGAACTTCTCGGCCACCACCTTGGTCTCGGTGTAGAGGTCGTTGAAACGTGCTGTGTACGGCAGTGTTTCGTCGCCGTTGACGATCCGCTGGCCACCCATGACCACGCTGTTGGAGGCGGTGTAGACGAACCGCTTGACGCCGGCCGCCTGGGCCGCGTGCACCAGGTTCTTGGTCCCTTCGACATTCACGTCGAAGCTGCGCTTGCGGTACTCCTCGGTGACCGACGCCCCGCCCATCAAGTCGATGATCGCCGCGGTGTGGATGATCGTGTCGATCCCGTCGACGGCGGCGGCCACGGTGGCGGTGTCACAGATGTCGCCCTGGACCACCTCGAGGCGCTCGTGGGAGGGCAACGCTGACGGTGCCCGGTCGAAGGCGCGAACGAAATGTCCACGGTCCAGCAGCTCGGTCACGAGGTTGGCGCCGACGAATCCGGCGCCGCCAGTCACCAGGACGCGGCCCAGCTCGGTTGTCAGGGTGGCATCACTCATGGCGGGGAGAATAACTGAAACACGTTCCAGTTTTCCAATGTTGCAGGTTAGCGCGCTGGCCGGATCACTCCTCGTCGGCGTCGCGGGCGGCCAGCGCATCTTCGATGCGTTTGCGCGCTCCGGCTAAGTGCTCCTCGCAGCGTCGTGCCAGTTCCTCGCCTCGTTCCCACAGTTTCAGCGACGAATCAAGATCGAGCCCGCCTTGCTCGAGCACCCGAACGACCTCGATCAGCTGATCCCGGCAATCTTCGTAGCCAAGCTGACTAATGGGCGTCGTCTCGTCTGGCGTGCTCATGGGGATCCGTCCGTCGGGCCTGTGCTGTTTGCGCCGATCGCACCGTCGCCGACGCGGATACGCAGCCGGGTGCCGGCCGGTGCGTCGGCCGTGGTGCGAAGAATCGCGGCTTCTCCGTGTTGGTCCAGTACCTGGACCACCGCGTAACCGCGCGCCAAGGTGGCCGCCGGACCCAGGGTGGCCAGCCGCGCCGCCAGGTGGCCGATCCGGTCGGATTCGCCTGCGACCAGCCGTTTGACATCGCGGCGGACGCAGGCCCGGGCCCGCTCGATCTCCTCGGTGCGGTGTGTCAGCGCGCCCAATGGATCGGCCAGCACGGGCCGGCTACGCAGATGGGTGACGGTGCGCTGCTCGCGGCCGACCCAATTGCGCAGAGCCTGCGCACTGCGGTGCCGAAGTTCGGACACCAGCGCCAGCTCGGCCGCCGTGTCGGGCACCACCCTCTTGGCGGCGTCGGTCGGGGTGGCCGCCCGCATATCGGCGACCAGGTCGCACAGCGGGTTGTCCGGCTCATGGCCGACGGCGCTGACCACCGGTGTGGTGCACGCGGCGATCTCACGGCACAGCGTCTCGTCGGAGAACGGCAGCAGGTCTTCCACGCTGCCACCGCCGCGGGCGATCACGATCACGTCGACCTCGGGGTCGGCGTCGAGTTCGCGCAACGCCTCGACGATCTGTGCCACCGCGTTGACGCCCTGCACAGCGGTGTTGCGGATCGCAAAGCGCACCGCGGGCCAGCGGGCGGCGGCCACCGTCGTCACATCGTGCTCGGCCGCACTGGCCCGTCCCGTGATCAGGCCGACGGTCGATGGCAGGAACGGCAGCGGGCGCTTGAGCCGAGGGTCGAACAGTCCCTCGGCCTCCAGCAGCCTGCGCAGCCGTTCGATACGGGCCAGCAGCTCACCCACGCCGACGGCGCGAATGTCGCTGACGCGCAAGGAAAACGAGCCGCGCACGGTGTAGAAGCTCGGCTTGCCGCACACCACCACCTGGGTGCCCTCGGTGAGCTTCACCGGCGCCGAGAGCAGCAGGTCACGCGAGCAGCTGACATCGAGCGACATGTTGGCCGCCGGATCGCGCAGCACCATGTAGGCGGTGGAATTGCGCACGTTGATCTGGGTCAGCTGACCCTCGACCCACACCGTGCCGAGCTTGTCGATCCAGCCGGCCACGCGGATGGCCACCGCGCGGACGGGATACGGGTTCTCCGCAGAGTTGCTTTGAGCGCTGGTCACTTGGCGGACGCGCGGGTGATCCTGTTGGCCAGCAGCGTCTGGAACGGCGCGCGCGACTTGGAGGCTTCCTCGTACGCCAACAGCGCTTCGAGGTCGGCCACGCTCAGCGACTGCAGCCGGGCGCGCAGCTGAGCCAGCGTCAGCGACTCGTAATCGAGTTCCTCGGCGATCGGCGGCGCGCTCGTGGGGGCCGTTGCCCGCGACGACGGCTGGGCCGAGGTTTGCGACTTCACCTCGACGCCGTCGGTGGTGCTGTACAGCGCGAACCGGCCCTCGGTGAGGCGCTCGCCGTCCTGTATAGGCGCGTCGTCGTCTGCGGCGGAGTCCTCGTCGAAGGTCGCCCACTCGGGCTGCTCGTCCTTCGGCGGGAAGATGTTCTCCAGGGCGCTGTCGCCCTTGATCACCAGGTCGGCCAGGTCCTGCTGAACCTTCATGACGATGTGCGCGATGTTGCTCGCCACCGTCATCGGATACATCAGGATCGTGGAGGGCAGCTTGCGGGTTTCCTCGATGGCGGTCACGGCGGCGCCGACCAGCAGACGAACCCCATATGGTGCTGTTGCCATGGCAGACAGCCTACGGCTGGCCCCGCCGCGTTGCGGGAACGTACCCTGGAAACCATGCCGCCTACCGTCAACATGGGGATTCCCGGTGCCGCCAGTACGGCTGCCGGGCCCGTTACCGGCAAGCGGGTGCTGCTGGCCGAGCCGCGCGGTTACTGCGCGGGCGTGGACCGCGCGGTGGAGACCGTCGAACGCGCCCTGGAGAAGCACGGCGCGCCGGTCTACGTACGACACGAGATCGTGCACAACCGCTACGTGGTGGACACCCTGGCCAAGGCCGGTGCGGTGTTCGTCGAGCAGACCGACGAGGTGCCCGAAGGCGCCATCGTCGTGTTCTCCGCCCACGGTGTGGCGCCGACCGTGCACGAGGAGGCGGCCGCCCGCAATCTGCAGACCATCGACGCGACTTGCCCGCTGGTCACCAAGGTGCACAACGAGGCCAAGCGGTTCGCCCGCGACGACTACGACATCCTGCTCGTCGGCCACGAGGGCCACGAAGAGGTCGTCGGCACCGCCGGTGAGGCGCCCGACCACGTTCAGGTGGTCGACAACCCGGACGCCGTGGACAAGGTGACGGTGCGCGACCCGAACAAGGTGATCTGGCTGTCCCAGACCACGCTGAGCGTCGACGAGACCATGGAGACGGTGCGACGGCTGCGGGAGAAGTTCCCGACGCTGCAGGACCCGCCCAGCGATGACATCTGCTACGCCACCCAGAACCGGCAGGGCGCGGTCAAGGCGATGGCGCCGGAGTGCGACCTGGTGATCGTCGTCGGCTCGCGGAATTCGTCCAACTCGGTGCGGCTGGTCGAGGTGGCGCTGGGCGCCGGCTCGAAAGCGGCCAAGCTCGTCGACTACGCCGACGACATCGACCCGGCCTGGTTGTCGGGTGTGACGACGGTCGGCGTGACGTCGGGTGCCTCGGTTCCCGAGGTCCTGGTGCGCGGGGTGCTGGACCGGCTGGCCGAATACGGCTACGGAACCGTGCAGACGGTGACGACGGCCAACGAGACGCTGGTGTTCGCGCTACCGCGCGAGATCCGGCCCGCCCGCACCTGAGTTCGGCGGCTCAGCGGTCGGAACGCCAGGATTCGGCGTCCCAGTCGTTCGCACTGGGGCGACGTGACCTCGGCTGGCGGCCCGGCTCCGGGTCGATGTCACCGCGATAACGCACCCTCGACACCGGGTGATGGGTGTCGCTGTCGCCGTTTGTCCGCCCGGGCGGACGTTGCCGGGTCGGCGGTTCGTAGGGCGGATAAGGCTCGTAGGACGGGTAGGCCTCGCGCGGCTCGAAGCGGCTGCTGCGCCGCGGAGGTGAGCCGTATGGATCCCTGCGTTCGCGCGCTTCGCGAGCTTCGCGGGGCTCACGCGGCTCGCGCCGTGACGACGTGCGGCTATTCGGGTCACGCGGCTGGCGGCGGCGCCGCGGAGTCTCGGGGTAGTCGAGCGCGTCGGGCTCGGCATCGGCCGGACGACGAGCCGACTGGCGTCGGGGCCGCTCCGGCCCCTCGGTGATGTCCTCGAGCGGCGGACGGGCATGCCGCGAGCGGGTCGGTGGCGGACGCTTGGCGGGCCGCTCCGAGCGGGGGCGCCGTTGCGCGGTCGCGGGTCGGTCGATGCTGTGCTTGCGCTTGGGTGCATCGTCGGCGTCGTCATCGTCCTCGACGTCACCGCGCTGGATCACCGACGAGAACTTGGCCGCCAGCCCGGCGAAAAGGCCGGGGCCCGCGGCGGTTTCATCGTCGCCATCGGGGCGGACGGCCGCCGACGATTTGGCCGACATTCCGAAATACCAGCGCACCAACCCGATCAGCAGGACGCCGGCCGAGGTGAACAGCATCAGCGGGAAGCGCTCGATCAGCGGGTAGCCGAAGTTGATCAGGGTGTCCTTGACGCCGGTGAAGGCTGCGCCGTGAAACAGGAAGTAGGAGCCGGGCACCATGACGAACAGGATCAGCGGAGGCTGAATGACGGCGGTGAAAATACTGGAGTGGCGCACTGCGAGAACGGCCGCCACACAACCGAGCGCGTACATGGCGGCGAAGACGTTGCCGAGTTCCTTGTTGCCTGAGCCCGCATCGAAGGCGAAGCCAATTGTGGTGGCGATCACAGCAATCAGGACGGCGGCCCACCATGGCACGCCGGACAGGTTCGGGTGCGCCGAGCGGTTCGCGGGCGCCACGGAGGACCTCGCTCGCTGTGCTGACACACGTAGACCGTACCGGCTCCGGCTGAATGTGGACCGTCAGCGGGGCCGCAAGCGGAGGGGTCGTCCGGGGCTTTCTCCTAGACTGTCTTCTCTGTGAGCCTGAGCCTGGGAATTGTCGGTCTGCCCAACGTGGGAAAATCCACCCTATTCAATGCGCTGACCCGCAATAACGTGCTGGCAGCCAACTATCCGTTCGCCACGATCGAGCCGAATGAGGGCGTCGTCCCGCTGCCCGACCCGCGGCTGACCAAACTGGCCGAGATCTTCGGCTCCGAGCGGATCCTGCCGGCGCCGGTCACGTTCGTCGACATTGCCGGCATCGTCAAAGGCGCCTCGGAAGGCGCGGGGTTGGGCAACAAGTTCCTGGCCAACATCCGCGAGTGCGACGCGATCTGTCAGGTGGTCCGGGTGTTCGCCGACGACGACGTCGTGCACGTCGACGGCAAGGTGGACCCGAAGTCCGACATCGAGGTCATCGAGACCGAGCTGATCCTGGCCGATCTGCAAACCCTCGAGAAGGCCGTGCCGCGGCTGGAGAAGGAAGCCCGCAACAACAAGGACCGCAAGCCGGTGTTCGAGGCCGCTGTGGCTGCGCAGGAGCTACTGAACGGCGGCACGACCCTGTTCGCCAGCGGCAAGGACTGGTCGCTGCTGCGCGAGCTGAACCTGATGACCATCAAGCCGTTCCTGTACGTGTTCAACGCCGACGAATCGGTGCTCACCGATGACGCGCGCATCGCCGAGCTGCGTGCGCTGGTGGCGCCGGCCGATGCGGTGTTCCTGGACGCGAAGATCGAGGCCGAGCTCCAAGAACTCGACGACGAGTCGGCAGCCGAGCTGCTGGAGTCGATCGGCCAGAGTGAGCGCGGGCTGGATGCGTTGGCGCGCGCCGGTTTTCACACGTTGAACCTGCAGACCTATCTGACCGCGGGGCCAAAAGAGGCGCGCGCCTGGACAATTCACCGTGGGGACACCGCGCCGAAGGCGGCCGGAGTGATTCACACCGACTTCGAGAAGGGCTTCATCAAGGCTGAGGTCGTGTCCTACAACGACTTGGTGGAAGCGGGCACGATGGCCGCGGCGAAGGCGGCAGGCAAGGTGCGGATGGAAGGCAAGGACTACGTCATGGCCGACGGTGACGTGGTGGAGTTCCGGTTCAACGTGTAGGTCGCGTCCCTGAAATGACACCGCAAGTCGTCCTCAGCGGGCAGTTGGTGTGTGCGACTGATGACGAAGCGGCGACAGTCCACCGGCATCTGCCACGTCACGTCGAGCTGACGCGTGCCGAGTCGGGGTGTGTCTCATTCGAGGTACATCGGACCGATGATCACTATGTCTGGCAAGTTGACGAACGGTTTGTCAACGACGCAGCATTCGACGCGCATCAGGCGCGGGTTGCCGCGAGCGAGTGGGGTCGGGTCACCGCAGGAATCGAACGCCGGTACTCGATCCGTCGAACGATGGATGAATCGTGACTCAGAGGTTGAACGTCTAGTCGGACGGTTCACCATCGAGATTGCCCTGAAGGCTGCGATCCGACGAAAATCACGACCATAGCGGCGGTCTCGACGTTGATTGGCAGCGGAATGCGGTGGAGTTCCGCTTCAACGTCTAGGGGACCTGTCGGTGGGCGGGTCTAGCTTGGGCGCCATGAAGCTAGTGTCGATCCGCGTCATCACCGCAGATGTGAAGCGTCTCGTCTCGTTCTACGAGATGGTCACCGGGGCCGAGGCGATCTGGGGCAACGAACTATTCGCCGAGATCCCTACACCGGTGGGCACGCTGGCCATCGGCAGTGACAAGACCGTGCCGTTGTTCGGCGCGGGATCTGCCGAACCGGCCGCCAATCGCAGCGCCATCATCGAGTTCATCGTGGCTGACGTAGATGCCGAATACGTACGCCTGCAGGGACAATTGGACGAGGTCGTCACCGAGCCGACCACCATGCCATGGGGCAATCGCGCGCTGTTGTTCCGCGACCCCGACGGCAACCTGGTCAACCTGTTCACCCCGGTCACCGACGATGCTCGGGCCAAGTTCGGCGGCTGATCTAATGACGGGTATGTCGCTCGTCGACCGCGCGCTCGCCGGGTTGTCTCGCCAGCTCGGTGACCCCACCGGATTCGCAGGCCGAATCGTCGGTCGGGTCCTCAACCGTGGCAATCGGTCACTTGTCGTCGCCGCCGTCGCTGCCACGGAGTGCGGGCTGGCCGCCGACATCGCTGACATCGGATTCGGCGGGGGCGTCGGACTCGACATCTTGCTCGATCGCGAGGGCACGGCTGTGCACGGCGTCGAGATGTCGGAGACGATGCTCGCACAGGCGCGGCGTCGGTTCGCTGATGACATCGCTCGCGGTCGGTTACGCCTGTACGCCGGCCGGATGGAGAGTCTGCCTCTCGACGATTCCGCACTGGACGCGATCATCTCGACGAACACGATCTACTTCGTGCCCGATCTCGCCGCGGCGTTCGCAGAGCTCGCTCGCGTACTGCGCCCGGGCGGGCGATTGGTGCTCGGGATCGGTGATCCGGATCAGATGGCCAAGATGCCCTTCACCCGCCATGGTTTTCGGCTGCGGCCCGTCGACGAACTCGTGTCGGCTATCCGTGAAGCTGGTTTCGATCAGATCGAGGACAGGCGGGTGGGTAATGGCCCACGTGCCTTCCATCTTCTGGTGTGCGACCGTCCGGTGATCTAACGGCAGCAGTTCGGGTCCAGGACAGTGCAGAGCGCCACCAGCGCTTCGCGGCACGGTCGGTGGTAGACGTTCATTCCGCGGCGCTCGGATTCGACCAGACCTGCGCGACGCAACTGGGACAGATGGTGGCTGACGGTTGACTCGCTCAGTTCGACCGCCGCTGCCAGGTCGCAACTACACACCTCGCCCGCGTCCGAACCGAACAGCAATGAGACCAGCTTGACCCGAACAGGGTCCGCTAAAGCCTTGAGCCGCAACGCGATCTCGAGTGCCGCCTGATCGCTGACGGGACCGGCGGCCACCGGCGCGCAGCAGACCGGCGCGGACATGTCCACCGTGGGCAGTGTCTTCGGCATGACCACATCTTGCCATGGATATTGACATACGTCGAAGAGGTGGCATCATCGTGTATGTCCGTAGTTCGACATAAGCCACATAGGTAGGAGCCGTCATGTCCCGCGCTCAACTGGCCCTCAACGTCGATGACCTGGCCGAGGCCATCACGTTCTATTCGAAGTTGTTCAACACCGAACCGGCCAAGGTGAAGCCGGGTTACGCGAACTTCGCTGTCGTCGACCCGCCGTTGAAGCTGGTCCTGCTTGAAAACCCAGGAAAGGGCGGCACCATCAACCACCTTGGCGTCGAGGTCGAATCAAGCGAGACCGTCCACGCTGAGATCGCCCGCCTCACCAACGAAGGTCTGTTCACCGACGAGGAGATCGGCACCACCTGCTGCTTCGCCACCCAGGACAAGGTCTGGGTGACGGGACCCGCCGGAGAGAAATGGGAGGTCTACACCGTCCTTGCCGATTCGGACACCTTCGGCAACAGCCCCGAACACTCTGAGGGAGGCACCGCCGAGGGCGGCGTCTGCTGTGGCGGCGCCGCTGCCGATGCCGACGAATCGACCGCTACCAACGCCTGCTGCTGATCGTGAACGCCCCCTCAGCAGTCGGCGTCGACACCGC
This is a stretch of genomic DNA from Mycobacterium sp. ELW1. It encodes these proteins:
- the xseA gene encoding exodeoxyribonuclease VII large subunit; this encodes MTSAQSNSAENPYPVRAVAIRVAGWIDKLGTVWVEGQLTQINVRNSTAYMVLRDPAANMSLDVSCSRDLLLSAPVKLTEGTQVVVCGKPSFYTVRGSFSLRVSDIRAVGVGELLARIERLRRLLEAEGLFDPRLKRPLPFLPSTVGLITGRASAAEHDVTTVAAARWPAVRFAIRNTAVQGVNAVAQIVEALRELDADPEVDVIVIARGGGSVEDLLPFSDETLCREIAACTTPVVSAVGHEPDNPLCDLVADMRAATPTDAAKRVVPDTAAELALVSELRHRSAQALRNWVGREQRTVTHLRSRPVLADPLGALTHRTEEIERARACVRRDVKRLVAGESDRIGHLAARLATLGPAATLARGYAVVQVLDQHGEAAILRTTADAPAGTRLRIRVGDGAIGANSTGPTDGSP
- a CDS encoding arylsulfatase — protein: MPDGKPNILVIWGDDIGITNLSCYSDGLMGYRTPNIDRVAKEGMRFTDSYGEQSCTAGRSSFITGQSVYRTGLSKVGMPGVDMGLSAEDPTIAELLKPLGYATGQFGKNHLGDLNKHLPTAHGFDEFFGNLYHLNAEEEPENPDYPTEEEAPLLRKMLLPRGVIHSWATEEASDEVDERFGPLGRQRIEDTGPLTKKRMETIDDETTEACVDFIKRQAESYTPFFVWMNMTHMHFRTHTKPESLGQAGRWQSPYHDTMIDHDRNVGQVLDCLDELGIAEDTIVMYSTDNGPHANSWPDGATTPFRSEKNTGWEGAFRIPEMIRWPGKIPSGEVSNEIVQHHDWLPTFLAAAGEPNIIDKLKQGHTIGDKTYHVHIDGYNLLPYLTGEADECPRRGLIYFSDDCDVLGVRYENWKVVFLEQRCQGTLQIWFEPFTELRAPKLFNLRTDPFEHADVTSNTYWDWVLERIFICLYANALVLRFLDTFKEFPPRAEPASFTITAAVEKLKKSLESVGA
- a CDS encoding lipid droplet-associated protein, encoding MATAPYGVRLLVGAAVTAIEETRKLPSTILMYPMTVASNIAHIVMKVQQDLADLVIKGDSALENIFPPKDEQPEWATFDEDSAADDDAPIQDGERLTEGRFALYSTTDGVEVKSQTSAQPSSRATAPTSAPPIAEELDYESLTLAQLRARLQSLSVADLEALLAYEEASKSRAPFQTLLANRITRASAK
- a CDS encoding 4-hydroxy-3-methylbut-2-enyl diphosphate reductase translates to MPPTVNMGIPGAASTAAGPVTGKRVLLAEPRGYCAGVDRAVETVERALEKHGAPVYVRHEIVHNRYVVDTLAKAGAVFVEQTDEVPEGAIVVFSAHGVAPTVHEEAAARNLQTIDATCPLVTKVHNEAKRFARDDYDILLVGHEGHEEVVGTAGEAPDHVQVVDNPDAVDKVTVRDPNKVIWLSQTTLSVDETMETVRRLREKFPTLQDPPSDDICYATQNRQGAVKAMAPECDLVIVVGSRNSSNSVRLVEVALGAGSKAAKLVDYADDIDPAWLSGVTTVGVTSGASVPEVLVRGVLDRLAEYGYGTVQTVTTANETLVFALPREIRPART
- a CDS encoding HAD family hydrolase — translated: MTLADLDSWHDGAAKSAIVDFAARAADTVAPEERIAVFDNDGTLWCEKPAYIQLDFLVRRIAEQVAADPALAAEQPYTAAAAGDLGWFGEAVTKHYNGDDSDLKLLAKAVLSANATVTTEEHAARVNAFFADAKHPTLGRPYTACGYAPMVELLRYLESFGFTNYIVSGGGRDFMRPVTTPMYGVPPERVIGSSVGLIFQNGELLTTAQPEFLNDGPVKPVRIWGRVGRRPIFAAGNSNGDIEMLQYATAGRGPSLAMMVHHDDAEREFAYTAGAEKAMDHAEKSGWSRASMRDDWKTVFSD
- a CDS encoding formylglycine-generating enzyme family protein, whose protein sequence is MTEPELVAIPGQTVMLGSDRHYPEEAPARPVTVDGFRIQPRQVTNAEFTEFVSATGYLTVAERPLNPADYPGAPAANLQPGSMVFRRTSGPVDLRHLSQWWTWTPGASWRHPLGPGSSIAKRAEHPVVHVAFDDATAYATWAGLVLPTEAEWETAARGGHEQADYTWGDQPEGPGERLANYWHGDFPWRPEPGYGRTTDVGSFPPNGYGLFDMAGNVWEWTTDWWAGSEAASHDPAQPQFTVPRKVVKGGSFLCADSYCMRYRPAARRPQMVDTGMSHIGFRCVKR
- a CDS encoding NAD-dependent epimerase/dehydratase family protein, which encodes MLPAMSDATLTTELGRVLVTGGAGFVGANLVTELLDRGHFVRAFDRAPSALPSHERLEVVQGDICDTATVAAAVDGIDTIIHTAAIIDLMGGASVTEEYRKRSFDVNVEGTKNLVHAAQAAGVKRFVYTASNSVVMGGQRIVNGDETLPYTARFNDLYTETKVVAEKFVLSQNGVNGLLTCSIRPSGIWGRGDQTMFRKLFERVIAGHVKVLVGNKDAKLDNSYVHNLVHGFILAAEHLVPGGTAPGQAYFINDGEPINMFDFSRPVVEACGEKWPTVWIPGGFVHAILTGWQWLHFKFKFPQPPLEPLAVERVSIDNYFSIAKAHRDLGYQPLYTTGEALEHCLPYYTDLYAEMKG
- a CDS encoding exodeoxyribonuclease VII small subunit; translated protein: MSTPDETTPISQLGYEDCRDQLIEVVRVLEQGGLDLDSSLKLWERGEELARRCEEHLAGARKRIEDALAARDADEE